One window of the Streptomyces sp. NBC_00259 genome contains the following:
- a CDS encoding glycosyltransferase 87 family protein, with the protein MTYPYRTVTARSLAATGALVLSFVALAVLCVAQHIPMADTLVYRAEGAAVANGTDLYGFTVTAWQLPATYPPFAAILFVPTTWLPVAALKVVFVAGNALLLALLVRLSCRFAGLTASAPYVLAATALGLWLEPVFQTVVFGQINLALVCLVLWDLSRPAGALGKGFALGVAAGVKLTPAVFIVLLLITGRVRAGLTALASFAGTVLLGALVLPEASADFWTRRIFETERVGKTWIVDNQSLRGLFARLLHTTEPGAVWTAAVLVTVGAGLWAARRAPERWGVLAVAFTALLVSPISWSHHWVWCVPLIAVLIAEGRRRTAVLMTAVFLARSLWLVPHDGDLDLHLSWWQQLLASPYPPVGLTVLVIAALRARAGGDSHGGLPTQRTARGAAGTRAGAPR; encoded by the coding sequence GTGACGTATCCGTACCGGACCGTGACCGCTCGATCACTCGCGGCAACAGGTGCCCTCGTCCTGTCCTTTGTGGCGCTGGCCGTCCTCTGCGTCGCCCAGCACATCCCCATGGCCGACACCCTCGTCTACCGCGCCGAGGGAGCGGCCGTCGCCAACGGCACCGACCTCTACGGCTTCACCGTCACCGCGTGGCAGCTGCCCGCCACGTATCCGCCCTTCGCCGCGATCCTCTTCGTGCCGACGACCTGGCTGCCCGTCGCCGCGCTCAAGGTCGTCTTCGTCGCCGGGAACGCCCTGCTGCTCGCCCTGCTCGTACGGCTCTCCTGCCGCTTCGCCGGGCTGACCGCGTCCGCACCGTACGTCCTCGCCGCCACCGCGCTCGGGCTGTGGCTCGAACCCGTCTTCCAGACCGTCGTCTTCGGCCAGATCAATCTCGCGCTCGTCTGTCTGGTGCTGTGGGACCTGTCCCGGCCGGCCGGCGCGCTCGGCAAGGGCTTCGCGCTCGGCGTCGCGGCGGGCGTGAAGCTCACCCCCGCCGTCTTCATCGTCCTGCTGCTGATCACCGGACGGGTGCGGGCCGGGCTCACCGCGCTCGCCTCCTTCGCCGGCACGGTGCTGCTCGGCGCGCTCGTCCTCCCGGAGGCCAGCGCCGACTTCTGGACCCGGCGGATCTTCGAGACCGAACGGGTCGGCAAGACGTGGATCGTCGACAACCAGTCGCTGCGGGGGCTGTTCGCGCGGCTCCTGCACACGACCGAGCCGGGTGCGGTGTGGACGGCGGCGGTTCTGGTCACCGTCGGCGCCGGGCTGTGGGCCGCGCGCCGGGCGCCGGAGCGCTGGGGTGTCCTTGCCGTCGCGTTCACCGCGCTGCTGGTCTCGCCGATCAGCTGGTCCCACCACTGGGTGTGGTGCGTGCCGCTGATCGCGGTCCTGATCGCCGAGGGGCGCCGGCGTACCGCCGTGCTGATGACGGCGGTCTTCCTGGCCCGCAGTCTGTGGCTCGTACCGCACGACGGGGACCTGGACCTCCACCTGTCCTGGTGGCAGCAGCTGTTGGCGTCGCCGTATCCGCCGGTGGGGCTGACGGTGCTGGTGATCGCGGCGCTACGGGCCCGCGCCGGCGGGGACTCCCACGGCGGGCTCCCGACCCAGCGAACGGCCAGGGGAGCGGCCGGCACCCGCGCGGGCGCCCCGCGCTGA
- a CDS encoding HelD family protein, with product MREDVESLDIRDVTANWVNAAVLQAQIDERIKALADLAHTPLFFGRLDYLQTTQEGRRFYIGRRHVHDGDGDPMVIDWRAPVSQPFYRASRKDAMDVALRRRFGYTGGDLTAYEDEHLTDPTETSRTSRLLQAEIERPRVGPMRDIVATIQPEQDEIVRSGLSGTVCVQGGPGTGKTAVGLHRVAYLLYAHRERLARTGTLVIGPNRSFLQYIEQVLPALGELEVKQATVGDLVAHVEVRGTDEAPAAIVKGDARMAEVLRRAVRSHVTLPTEPLMVVRGSRRWRIPAYELEEIVQELLDRDIRYGAARDALPQRLAHAVLVRMEQSGEAPDDRVQDAVARNAAVKAAVKTIWPQVDPAKLVLRLLSDPDFLAEHADGLLTADEQKVVLWVKPPRSVRTALWSAADAVLIDEANDLVERTHSLGHVVLDEAQDLSPMQYRAVGRRCTTGSATVLGDLAQGTTPWATASWSEALAHLGKPDAAVEELTAGFRVPREVIAYASRLLPHMSPGLAEVRSVRESPGSLELRPSAGDHDVVTACLSSLRHEGSIGLIAADARIPALASALADAGVPHLSPGEETTPDNRLTLVPASLAKGLEYDYVVLDDPASVVTAEPDERTGLRRLYVALTRAVSGLTVLHSSPLPWQLA from the coding sequence ATGCGGGAGGACGTCGAGTCGCTCGACATCCGTGACGTCACGGCGAACTGGGTCAACGCCGCGGTTCTGCAGGCCCAGATCGACGAGCGGATCAAGGCCCTGGCCGACCTCGCCCACACCCCGCTGTTCTTCGGACGCCTCGACTACCTGCAGACCACCCAGGAGGGCCGGCGCTTCTACATCGGCCGCCGCCATGTGCACGACGGCGACGGGGACCCAATGGTGATCGACTGGCGGGCGCCGGTCTCGCAGCCGTTCTACCGGGCCTCCCGCAAGGACGCGATGGACGTCGCCCTGCGCCGCCGCTTCGGCTACACGGGCGGCGACCTCACGGCGTACGAGGACGAGCACCTCACCGACCCCACGGAGACGTCCCGGACCAGCAGACTCCTCCAGGCGGAGATCGAACGCCCACGCGTCGGCCCGATGCGGGACATCGTCGCGACGATCCAGCCCGAGCAGGACGAGATCGTACGGTCGGGGCTGTCCGGCACGGTGTGCGTCCAGGGCGGCCCGGGCACCGGGAAGACCGCCGTCGGCCTGCACCGGGTGGCGTACCTGCTGTACGCGCACCGCGAGCGGCTCGCCCGCACCGGCACGCTGGTCATCGGGCCGAACCGGTCCTTCCTCCAGTACATCGAGCAGGTCCTCCCGGCACTGGGCGAGTTGGAGGTCAAGCAGGCGACGGTCGGTGACCTCGTCGCGCATGTCGAGGTGCGCGGGACGGACGAGGCGCCGGCGGCGATCGTCAAGGGCGATGCCCGCATGGCGGAGGTGCTGCGGCGCGCGGTCCGCTCGCACGTGACGCTGCCGACCGAGCCGCTGATGGTCGTCCGCGGTTCGCGGCGCTGGCGGATTCCCGCGTACGAACTGGAGGAGATCGTCCAGGAGTTGCTGGACCGCGACATCCGCTACGGCGCGGCACGCGACGCGCTGCCGCAGCGCCTCGCGCACGCCGTGCTCGTACGCATGGAGCAGTCGGGCGAGGCACCCGACGACCGGGTGCAGGACGCGGTGGCGCGCAACGCGGCGGTGAAGGCGGCGGTGAAGACGATCTGGCCACAGGTCGATCCGGCGAAGCTGGTGCTGCGGCTCCTGTCGGACCCCGACTTCCTGGCCGAGCACGCGGACGGGTTGCTGACGGCCGACGAGCAGAAGGTCGTCCTGTGGGTCAAGCCGCCGCGTTCGGTCCGTACGGCGCTCTGGTCCGCCGCGGACGCGGTGCTGATCGACGAGGCGAACGACCTCGTCGAGCGCACGCACTCGCTCGGCCACGTCGTCCTCGACGAGGCGCAGGACCTGTCGCCGATGCAGTACCGGGCGGTGGGGCGCCGGTGCACGACGGGTTCCGCGACGGTCCTCGGCGACCTCGCCCAGGGGACCACCCCGTGGGCGACGGCGAGTTGGTCCGAGGCGCTGGCCCATCTCGGCAAGCCCGATGCGGCGGTCGAGGAACTGACGGCGGGCTTCCGCGTACCGCGCGAGGTCATCGCCTACGCGTCCCGGCTGCTGCCCCACATGTCACCGGGCCTGGCCGAGGTCCGCTCGGTCCGCGAGTCCCCGGGCTCCCTGGAGCTCCGCCCGTCGGCCGGAGACCACGACGTGGTCACGGCCTGCCTGTCGTCCCTGCGCCACGAGGGCTCCATCGGCCTGATCGCCGCCGACGCCCGCATCCCCGCCCTGGCGTCCGCCCTGGCCGACGCGGGCGTCCCCCACCTCTCGCCCGGCGAGGAGACCACGCCCGACAACCGTCTGACCCTCGTCCCCGCCTCCCTCGCCAAGGGCCTCGAGTACGACTACGTCGTCCTCGACGACCCCGCCTCCGTCGTCACCGCGGAACCCGACGAACGCACCGGCCTCCGCCGCCTCTACGTGGCCCTGACCCGCGCGGTCTCGGGCCTGACGGTGCTCCACTCGTCGCCGCTGCCCTGGCAGTTGGCGTGA
- a CDS encoding copper homeostasis protein CutC, translating to MSNRALLEVIALDAQDAIAAQAGGADRLELVSDMAADGLTPSRETFGRIRAAVDIPLRVMLRHADGFAAGDVEALVGAARGLRAEGAEEFVLGFLDAHGDPDLVTVERLVAELEGCRWTFHRAIDRAADRDALRKQLADVPGLDTYLTAGSPAGVDDGLPVLLAEASRRGEPGYEPRMLIGGGLRLDHLPALRAARLDAFHIGGAARPLGWEAPVDAAAVRAWRTAIDD from the coding sequence ATGAGCAACCGTGCACTCCTGGAGGTGATCGCCCTCGATGCGCAGGACGCGATCGCCGCGCAGGCCGGCGGAGCCGACCGCCTCGAGCTGGTCAGCGACATGGCGGCGGACGGGCTCACCCCGTCCCGCGAGACCTTCGGCCGCATCCGCGCGGCCGTGGACATCCCGCTGCGGGTGATGCTCCGGCACGCCGACGGCTTCGCGGCGGGCGACGTCGAGGCGCTGGTCGGGGCGGCGCGCGGGCTGCGGGCGGAGGGCGCGGAGGAATTCGTCCTCGGCTTCCTCGACGCGCACGGCGACCCCGACCTCGTGACGGTGGAACGACTGGTCGCGGAGCTGGAGGGCTGCCGCTGGACCTTCCACCGCGCGATCGACCGCGCGGCGGACCGCGACGCGCTGCGCAAGCAGCTCGCGGACGTGCCCGGCCTCGACACCTACCTCACCGCCGGCAGCCCGGCCGGTGTCGACGACGGACTCCCCGTCCTGCTCGCGGAGGCGTCCCGCCGGGGCGAGCCCGGCTACGAACCCCGCATGCTCATCGGCGGCGGCCTCCGCCTCGACCACCTCCCCGCCCTGCGCGCGGCCCGCCTGGACGCCTTCCACATCGGCGGCGCGGCGCGCCCCCTCGGCTGGGAGGCCCCGGTGGACGCGGCCGCGGTCCGGGCCTGGCGCACGGCCATCGACGACTAG
- a CDS encoding heavy metal translocating P-type ATPase: MTTTTTELVIGGMTCASCAARIEKKLNRMDGVEATVNYATEKARVSFAHGITVPDLIATVERTGYTAEPTPEPAPRIPAPASPTGPAPGADVDAGTDVDGGPGSGTDAVTDTDPALTALRHRVLVSAALAAPVIAMAMIPALQFTNWQWLSLTLAAPVVVWGAYPFHRAAWTNARHGAATMDTLISLGTSAAFLWSLWALFFGHAGMPGMTHPFELTIARSDGASNIYLEAAAGVTAFILAGRYFEARSKRKAGAALKALLELGAKEVTVLRDGHEVLIPTGELRTGDRFLVRPGEKVATDGTVVEGSSAVDASMLTGESVPVEVGAGDAVTGATLNAGGRLVVEATRVGADTQLARMARMVEDAQNGKAAAQRLADRISAVFVPVVIALALGTLGIWWALGAGWTAAFTAAVAVLIIACPCALGLATPTALMVGTGRGAQLGILIKGPEVLETTRTADTVVLDKTGTVTTGRMTLLATHTTATTTEAEVLRLAGALEHASEHPVARAVAAGAAGRVGALPAPEDFTSVPGLGVRGVVEGHTVVVGREQLLAEWEITLPPALETAKARAESAGRTVIAVAWDGEARAVLEVADAVKATSREAIRRLRALGLTPILLTGDNKAVAASVAAEVGIPPENVIAEVLPEGKTDVIKHLQAEGRSVAMVGDGVNDAAALAQADLGLAMGTGTDAAIEAGDLTLVRGDLRAAADAIRLSRRTLGTIRSNLFWAFAYNVAALPLAAAGLLNPMIAGAAMAFSSVFVVGNSLRLRRFKAL, from the coding sequence ATGACCACGACGACAACCGAACTCGTCATCGGCGGCATGACCTGCGCCTCCTGCGCCGCCCGCATCGAGAAGAAGCTCAACCGCATGGACGGCGTCGAGGCCACCGTCAACTACGCCACGGAGAAGGCCCGGGTCAGCTTTGCCCACGGCATCACCGTCCCGGACCTGATCGCCACCGTCGAGCGCACCGGCTACACCGCCGAACCGACCCCGGAACCGGCCCCGCGGATCCCCGCGCCGGCATCCCCCACGGGCCCCGCACCCGGCGCCGACGTCGACGCCGGTACCGATGTCGATGGCGGTCCCGGCTCCGGTACCGATGCCGTGACGGACACCGACCCCGCCCTCACCGCCCTCCGCCACCGCGTCCTGGTCTCCGCCGCCCTCGCCGCCCCGGTCATCGCGATGGCCATGATCCCGGCCCTGCAGTTCACCAACTGGCAGTGGCTGTCCCTCACCCTCGCCGCCCCCGTCGTCGTCTGGGGCGCGTACCCCTTCCACCGCGCCGCCTGGACCAACGCCCGGCACGGCGCCGCGACCATGGACACGCTGATCTCGCTCGGCACGTCGGCGGCGTTCCTCTGGTCGCTCTGGGCACTGTTCTTCGGCCACGCCGGGATGCCCGGGATGACGCACCCCTTCGAGCTGACCATCGCCCGCAGCGACGGCGCGAGCAACATCTATCTGGAGGCCGCGGCAGGCGTCACCGCCTTCATCCTCGCCGGGCGCTACTTCGAGGCCCGCTCCAAGCGCAAGGCCGGCGCGGCCCTCAAGGCGCTGCTGGAGCTCGGCGCCAAGGAGGTCACCGTCCTGCGCGACGGACACGAAGTCCTCATCCCCACCGGAGAGCTGAGGACCGGTGACCGCTTCCTCGTCCGTCCCGGCGAGAAGGTCGCCACCGACGGCACCGTCGTCGAGGGTTCCTCCGCCGTGGACGCCTCCATGCTCACCGGCGAGTCCGTCCCCGTCGAGGTCGGCGCGGGCGACGCGGTGACCGGTGCGACGCTCAACGCCGGCGGACGGCTCGTCGTCGAGGCCACCCGCGTCGGCGCCGACACCCAGCTCGCCCGGATGGCCCGGATGGTCGAGGACGCGCAGAACGGCAAGGCCGCCGCCCAGCGCCTCGCCGACCGTATCTCCGCCGTGTTCGTCCCGGTCGTGATCGCCCTCGCGCTCGGCACCCTCGGCATCTGGTGGGCCCTCGGCGCGGGCTGGACCGCCGCGTTCACCGCCGCCGTCGCCGTACTGATCATCGCCTGCCCCTGCGCCCTGGGGCTGGCCACGCCGACCGCGCTCATGGTCGGTACGGGCCGCGGTGCCCAGCTCGGCATCCTCATCAAGGGCCCGGAGGTCCTGGAGACGACCCGCACGGCCGACACCGTCGTCCTCGACAAGACCGGCACCGTCACCACCGGCCGGATGACCCTCCTGGCCACCCACACCACGGCCACCACCACCGAGGCCGAAGTCCTGCGTCTGGCAGGCGCCCTGGAGCACGCCTCCGAGCATCCCGTCGCCCGGGCCGTGGCCGCCGGCGCGGCCGGCCGGGTGGGAGCGCTGCCCGCTCCCGAGGACTTCACGAGCGTTCCCGGGCTCGGCGTCCGGGGCGTCGTCGAGGGCCACACCGTCGTCGTGGGCCGTGAGCAGCTGCTCGCCGAGTGGGAGATCACCCTCCCGCCCGCGCTGGAGACCGCGAAGGCCCGGGCCGAGTCCGCGGGCCGCACCGTCATCGCCGTCGCCTGGGACGGCGAGGCCCGCGCGGTCCTCGAGGTCGCCGACGCGGTGAAGGCGACCAGCCGGGAGGCGATCCGCCGGCTCCGCGCCCTCGGGCTCACCCCGATCCTGCTCACCGGCGACAACAAGGCCGTCGCGGCCTCCGTCGCCGCCGAGGTCGGCATCCCCCCGGAGAACGTGATCGCCGAGGTGCTGCCGGAGGGGAAGACCGACGTGATCAAGCACCTCCAGGCGGAGGGCCGCAGTGTCGCCATGGTCGGCGACGGCGTCAACGACGCGGCCGCGCTCGCCCAGGCCGACCTGGGTCTGGCGATGGGCACGGGCACGGACGCCGCGATCGAGGCGGGCGACCTGACGCTCGTACGGGGAGACCTGCGCGCCGCCGCGGACGCCATCCGGCTCTCCCGCCGCACGCTCGGCACGATCCGCTCGAACCTGTTCTGGGCCTTCGCCTACAACGTCGCGGCCCTGCCGCTCGCGGCGGCAGGGCTCCTGAACCCGATGATCGCGGGCGCGGCGATGGCCTTCTCCTCCGTCTTCGTCGTCGGCAACAGCCTGCGTCTGCGGCGCTTCAAGGCGCTGTGA
- a CDS encoding DUF6479 family protein: MNALLIAQSGSETQLAAQILAAIGPLTFGIILIVLLGGAMWWDGRRRAKLRTPSPEEQPKAADHRDHIEEVREEDDDAFPEDGSRLLPYNLKSYTSHSTGKGPEARPQHGRRSGGAFGSGSLGG, encoded by the coding sequence ATGAACGCACTGCTCATCGCCCAGAGCGGGTCGGAGACCCAGCTCGCGGCCCAGATACTCGCCGCGATCGGCCCGCTCACCTTCGGAATCATCCTCATCGTCCTCCTGGGCGGCGCGATGTGGTGGGACGGGCGGCGGCGGGCCAAGCTGCGCACGCCGAGTCCCGAGGAACAGCCGAAGGCCGCCGACCACCGTGACCACATCGAGGAGGTCCGGGAGGAGGACGACGACGCCTTCCCCGAAGACGGCAGCCGCCTTCTCCCGTACAACCTGAAGTCCTACACGTCGCACAGCACGGGCAAGGGCCCCGAGGCCCGGCCGCAGCACGGCAGGCGCAGCGGCGGGGCGTTCGGGAGCGGCAGTCTGGGTGGCTGA
- a CDS encoding HD domain-containing protein: MADLDIDLGDLRDRWCAALLAVREDPCRPDPYPYADHLLARWSEPQRRYHTVGHLAAVLDRVDTLQEYAGNADLVRLAAWFHDAVYLPERSTNEERSARLAEKALPEAGLTPQDTDEVARLVRLTKTHAAEDDDSNGVVLCDADLAVLASAPEAYAAYAAAVREEYSFVPDAAFREGRADVLRHLLGLPRLFRTPYGQREWEDAARHNVSAELERLTD; encoded by the coding sequence ATGGCCGACCTCGACATCGACCTCGGTGATCTCCGCGACCGCTGGTGTGCCGCGCTGCTCGCCGTCCGCGAGGACCCCTGCCGGCCGGACCCGTACCCGTACGCCGACCATCTGCTGGCCCGCTGGTCGGAGCCGCAGCGGCGCTATCACACGGTCGGCCATCTGGCCGCGGTCCTCGACCGCGTCGACACCCTCCAGGAGTACGCGGGCAACGCCGACCTCGTCCGCCTCGCGGCCTGGTTCCACGACGCCGTCTATCTCCCCGAGCGCTCCACCAACGAGGAACGCAGCGCCCGCCTCGCCGAGAAGGCGCTGCCCGAGGCCGGGCTGACCCCGCAGGACACCGACGAGGTCGCCCGCCTGGTCCGCCTCACGAAGACCCACGCCGCCGAGGACGACGACAGCAACGGCGTCGTCCTGTGCGACGCGGACCTGGCGGTCCTGGCGTCGGCGCCTGAGGCGTACGCCGCGTACGCCGCCGCCGTCCGCGAGGAGTACTCCTTCGTCCCGGACGCCGCCTTCCGCGAGGGCCGGGCCGACGTCCTCCGCCATTTGCTGGGTCTGCCGCGTCTGTTCCGTACTCCCTACGGGCAGCGGGAGTGGGAGGACGCGGCGCGGCACAACGTGTCGGCGGAGCTGGAGCGCCTCACGGACTGA
- a CDS encoding MarR family winged helix-turn-helix transcriptional regulator, with protein sequence MAGEHDRPVHALEEAADVRLDYGTLTPLIKRLETHGLLKRQRRADDERAVEVALTPEGAALRRRISNVPVAIGDAMGLTPEEIRTAQDLLRRLTANATRRPADATRRPAGAEPSGTAS encoded by the coding sequence GTGGCCGGCGAGCACGATCGGCCCGTCCACGCTCTTGAGGAAGCTGCGGACGTACGCCTGGACTACGGCACGCTCACGCCGCTGATCAAGCGCCTCGAGACCCACGGCCTGCTCAAGCGGCAGCGCCGGGCGGACGACGAGCGGGCGGTGGAAGTGGCCCTCACCCCGGAGGGGGCCGCGCTGCGCCGGCGCATCAGCAACGTCCCGGTCGCGATCGGGGACGCGATGGGCCTGACCCCCGAGGAGATCAGGACCGCGCAGGACCTCCTGCGCCGGCTGACCGCCAACGCGACGCGCAGGCCCGCCGACGCGACGCGCAGGCCCGCCGGCGCCGAGCCGTCGGGGACGGCCTCCTAG
- a CDS encoding alpha/beta hydrolase, with product MDGPIVLAGHSYGGSVISDAAAGDPDVKALVYIAAFAPEKGETPAELGEKFPGAALPSALDAVPFPLPGGGTGTDLFIEADKFHDVFAADVPRSVTDLAAATQRPVAESVFGEKPTKAAWKTIPSWNLIATEDRAITPDAQRFMADRADSHTVEVKASHAVTVSKPGAVTRLIEQAARATAH from the coding sequence GTGGACGGGCCGATCGTGCTCGCCGGCCACTCCTACGGCGGATCCGTGATCAGTGACGCCGCCGCCGGCGACCCCGACGTCAAGGCGCTGGTCTACATCGCCGCCTTCGCCCCCGAGAAGGGCGAGACCCCGGCCGAACTGGGCGAGAAGTTCCCCGGAGCCGCCCTCCCCTCGGCCCTCGACGCCGTGCCCTTCCCGCTCCCCGGCGGCGGCACCGGCACCGACCTCTTCATCGAGGCCGACAAGTTCCACGACGTGTTCGCCGCCGACGTGCCGAGGTCGGTCACCGACCTGGCGGCCGCCACCCAGCGTCCGGTGGCGGAGTCGGTCTTCGGCGAGAAGCCCACCAAGGCCGCCTGGAAGACCATCCCGTCCTGGAACCTGATCGCCACGGAGGACCGCGCCATCACGCCGGACGCCCAGCGCTTCATGGCCGACCGCGCCGACTCGCACACCGTCGAGGTCAAGGCCTCCCACGCCGTCACCGTCTCGAAGCCGGGCGCGGTCACGCGCCTGATCGAGCAGGCGGCCCGCGCCACCGCCCACTGA
- a CDS encoding DUF4031 domain-containing protein yields MTVYIDPPTWPGHGRMWSHLVSDVSFEELHTFAASIGCPPRAFERDHYDIPSHRYEEAVRAGAVQIGSKELVRRLTESGLRRRKHGGQAHRPGA; encoded by the coding sequence GTGACGGTGTACATCGACCCGCCGACCTGGCCGGGGCACGGCCGCATGTGGTCCCACCTGGTCAGCGACGTGTCCTTCGAGGAACTGCACACCTTCGCCGCGTCCATCGGCTGCCCGCCGCGTGCCTTCGAGCGCGACCACTACGACATCCCCTCGCACCGCTACGAGGAGGCGGTGCGCGCGGGTGCGGTGCAGATCGGTTCCAAGGAGCTCGTCCGACGGCTCACGGAGTCGGGGCTGCGGAGGCGGAAGCACGGCGGCCAGGCGCACCGACCGGGAGCGTAG
- a CDS encoding MurR/RpiR family transcriptional regulator, with product MTNDLKDSFSGAGAGTGAGPGPGTGGDAPPAPAALAAKVRTLAPSMTRSMQRVAEAVAGDPAGCAALTVTGLAELTGTSEATVVRTSRLLGYPGYRDLRLALAGLAAQQESGRAPAVTADIAVDDPIADVVTKLAHDEQQTLADTAAALDTVQLGAAVAALAGARRVDIYGVGASGLVAQDLAQKLLRIGLVAHAHSDPHLAVTNAVQLRSGDVAIAISHSGSTGDIIEPLRVAFDHGATTVAITGRPDGPVSQYADHILTTSTARESELRPAAMSSRTSQLLVVDCLFIGVMQRTYESAAPALAASYEALAHRHSPRTR from the coding sequence GTGACCAATGACCTGAAGGATTCTTTCAGCGGCGCGGGTGCCGGAACCGGCGCGGGTCCTGGCCCGGGCACCGGCGGCGACGCCCCACCCGCACCCGCCGCCCTCGCGGCGAAGGTCCGCACGCTCGCGCCCTCCATGACCCGCTCCATGCAGCGGGTCGCCGAAGCCGTCGCGGGCGACCCGGCCGGCTGCGCGGCCCTCACGGTCACCGGCCTCGCCGAACTGACCGGCACCAGCGAGGCCACCGTGGTCCGCACCTCCCGTCTCCTCGGCTACCCCGGCTACCGCGATCTGCGCCTCGCGCTCGCCGGTCTCGCCGCCCAGCAGGAGTCCGGCCGCGCCCCGGCCGTCACCGCCGACATCGCGGTCGACGACCCGATAGCCGACGTCGTCACCAAGCTGGCCCACGACGAGCAGCAGACCCTCGCCGACACCGCCGCCGCCCTCGATACCGTCCAGCTCGGCGCGGCCGTCGCCGCGCTCGCCGGCGCCCGCCGTGTCGACATCTACGGAGTGGGGGCATCCGGCCTGGTCGCCCAGGACCTCGCCCAGAAGCTCCTGCGCATCGGCCTCGTCGCCCACGCCCACAGCGACCCGCATCTCGCCGTCACCAACGCCGTGCAGCTGCGCTCCGGCGATGTGGCGATAGCCATCAGCCACTCCGGCTCCACGGGCGACATCATCGAACCGCTCCGGGTCGCGTTCGACCACGGCGCGACGACCGTCGCGATCACGGGACGCCCCGACGGGCCGGTCTCCCAGTACGCGGACCACATCCTGACCACGTCCACCGCCCGCGAGAGCGAGCTGCGCCCGGCGGCCATGTCCTCGCGCACGAGCCAGCTCCTCGTCGTCGACTGCCTGTTCATCGGCGTCATGCAGCGCACGTACGAGTCCGCCGCGCCCGCCCTCGCCGCCTCGTACGAGGCCCTCGCGCACCGCCACAGCCCACGCACCCGCTGA
- the murQ gene encoding N-acetylmuramic acid 6-phosphate etherase — MTSTPQPAEPHPTGLRAQLESLTTEAFRPELADIDQLPTDDIARIMNGEDHTVPGAVAARLPAIAAAIDATADRMARGGRLVYAGAGTAGRLGVLDASECPPTFNTGPDEVVGLIAGGPSAMVEAVEGAEDSRELAAADLDGLGITALDTVVGISASGRTPYAIGAVEHARAHGALTIGLSCNADSALAAAAEHGIEVVVGPELLTGSTRLKAGTAQKLVLNMISTITMIRLGKTYGNLMVDVRASNEKLRARSHRIVSLATGARDEAIESALTSADGEVKTAILMLLADIDAPTATDRLKRTNGHLREALHG; from the coding sequence ATGACATCCACCCCCCAACCCGCCGAGCCGCACCCCACCGGGCTGCGCGCGCAGCTGGAGAGTCTGACCACCGAGGCCTTCCGGCCCGAGCTCGCCGACATCGACCAGCTCCCCACCGACGACATCGCCCGCATCATGAACGGCGAGGACCACACCGTCCCCGGCGCCGTCGCCGCCCGGCTCCCGGCCATCGCCGCGGCGATCGACGCGACCGCCGACCGTATGGCCCGCGGCGGCCGGCTCGTCTACGCGGGCGCCGGCACGGCCGGCCGGCTCGGCGTGCTGGACGCCAGCGAGTGCCCGCCGACGTTCAACACCGGCCCGGACGAGGTCGTCGGCCTGATCGCGGGCGGCCCCTCGGCCATGGTCGAGGCCGTCGAGGGCGCGGAGGACTCCAGGGAACTCGCCGCCGCCGACCTCGACGGGCTCGGCATCACCGCCCTCGACACCGTGGTCGGCATCTCCGCCTCCGGACGCACCCCGTACGCGATCGGCGCCGTCGAGCACGCCCGCGCCCACGGTGCCCTCACGATCGGCCTGTCCTGCAACGCGGACAGCGCCCTCGCCGCGGCCGCGGAGCACGGCATCGAGGTCGTCGTCGGCCCCGAACTCCTCACCGGTTCCACCCGGTTGAAGGCGGGCACGGCCCAGAAGCTCGTCCTCAACATGATCTCGACCATCACGATGATCCGTCTCGGCAAGACCTACGGAAACCTGATGGTCGACGTGCGCGCCTCGAACGAGAAGCTCCGGGCCCGCTCCCACCGCATCGTGTCCCTCGCGACCGGCGCACGGGACGAGGCGATCGAGTCGGCCCTGACGTCGGCGGACGGCGAGGTCAAGACGGCGATCCTGATGCTCCTCGCCGACATCGACGCCCCCACGGCGACAGACCGCCTCAAGCGCACGAACGGCCATCTTCGCGAGGCGCTGCACGGCTGA